The following coding sequences are from one Kwoniella bestiolae CBS 10118 chromosome 2, complete sequence window:
- a CDS encoding adenylate kinase, with amino-acid sequence MASAAGSGSEVDYLKTLVSQLQDKIHQLENKTTSTLSSAVDTAKSAVGLGGPKDAPRMVLIGPPGAGKGTQAPNISGKYCICHLATGDMLRSQVAKQTELGKAAKKIMDQGGLVSDEIMIGMIKKELSENAECKNGFILDGFPRTVPQASKLDAMLKDSKQAIDHAIELKIPDALLISRITGRLVHPASGRSYHKDQPPKKPMTDDQTGEPLIQRSDDNVETLKKRLSTYHAQTGPVVEYYKGTGVWTPVDAAQSPKLVWASIGKILEGTREGKMVRE; translated from the exons ATGGCTTCAGCTGCTGGTTCAGGCTCAGAGGTAGATTACCTCAAGACCTTGGTATCTCAA CTTCAAGACAAGATCCACCAACTCGAGAACAAAACCACCTCTACCCTCTCGTCAGCCGTGGACACTGCCAAATCCGCTGTAGGGTTGGGTGGTCCCAAAGATGCCCCTAGGATGGTATTGATCGGTCCTCCCGGTGCTG GAAAAGGAACCCAGGCTCCCAACATCTCAGGCAAATACTGTATCTGCCACTTGGCCACCGGTGACATGCTCAGATCTCAGGTTGCCAAGCAGACCGAGTTGGGTAAAGcagccaagaagatcatgGATCAAGGTGGTTTGGTCTCTGACGAAATCatgattgggatgatcaagaaggagtTGAGCGAGAATGCCGAGTGTAAgaatgg ATTCATCCTCGACGGGTTCCCCCGAACTGTCCCCCAAGCATCCAAGCTCGACGCCATGCTGAAAGACTCCAAGCAAGCCATCGATCACGCCATTGAACTCAAGATCCCCGACGCTCTGTTGATCTCAAGAATCACAGGTAGATTGGTGCACCCCGCTTCTGGACGAAGTTACCACAAGGA TCAACCCCCCAAAAAGCCAATGACAGACGACCAAACCGGCGAACCTCTTATCCAAAGATCAGACGATAACGTCGAAACTCTCAAAAAGAGATTATCAACCTACCACGCCCAAACTGGACCTGTCGTAGAATACTACAAGGGTACCGGGGTATGGACTCCTGTGGATGCTGCTCAATCACCAAAGTTGGTTTGGGCTTCTATTGGGAAGATCCTGGAGGGGACtagggaggggaagatggttAGGGAGTAG
- a CDS encoding V-type proton ATPase proteolipid subunit yields the protein MSTVAELCPVYAPFFGAMGCTSAIVFTCIGAAYGTAKSGVGISAMAVLRPDLMMKCAIPVVMAGIIGIYGLVVSVLISGNLASPMPLYTGFIQLGAGLSVGLAGLAAGFAIGIVGDAGVRGTAQQPRLFVGMILILIFAEVLGLYGLIVALILNTNSTVDYTCSIAQ from the exons atgTCCACCGTCGCCGAGCTCTGTCCAGTCTACGCTCCCTTCTTCGGAGCTATGGGATGTACTTCCGCCATTGTATTCACCTGTATCGGTGCTGC ATACGGTACCGCCAAATCAGGTGTCGGTATCTCCGCCATGGCCGTCCTCCGACCCGATCTCATGATGAAATGTGCCATTCCCGTCGTTATGGCTGGTATTATTGGTATT TACGGTCTCGTCGTATCTGTGTTGATCTCCGGTAACC TCGCCTCCCCCATGCCTTTGTACACCGGTTTCATCCAACTCGGTGCTGGTCTTTCGGTCGGTCTCGCCGGTTTGGCCGCTGGGTTCGCCATTGGTATTGTCGGTGATGCCGGTGTGAGAGGTACTGCCCAACAACCCCGATTGTTCGTTGGTATG ATCCTTATCCTCATTTTCGCCGAAGTATTGGGTCTTTACGGTTTGATTGTCGCTTTGATCCTCAACACCAACTCTACCGTTGATTACACT TGCTCAATCGCCCAATAA
- a CDS encoding ubiquinone biosynthesis protein COQ4, mitochondrial — translation MKPSLRLLAPTQRPINYPGHTPLSVSQNALLAVGSGLMGVWTSRGDLVASLSESTASTFLPSLHHRMTLHPEGRQILKDRPVITSDTLVGLRDLKRGTLGREYWEWLDDGKLDPDARAPVQYIDSPTLAYTMLRYRQTHDLYHTLFSLPPTLPHELSLKVFEFSNMSLPVAALSSTFGPFRLKRRETWLRDWVPWALREGKQGKSLVGVYWEKRWEQGTGELRRELGVKRNDHEGVEGRWGGYRKIREEERELRRKGEWIDEPEEW, via the exons aTGAAACCctccctccgcctcctcGCCCCCACCCAACGACCAATAAACTACCCAGGCCACACCCCCCTCTCCGTCTCCCAGAATGCCCTACTGGCAGTCGGATCGGGCCTAATGGGCGTATGGACCTCCCGAGGCGATCTCGTCGCTTCCCTATCGGAATCGACAGCTTCGACGTTCTTACCCTCCTTGCACCATCGAATGACCCTTCATCCTGAAGGTAGACAGATATTGAAGGATCGACCGGTGATTACTTCTGATACGCTTGTAGGCTTGAGGGACTTGAAGAGAGGGACGCTGGGGAGAGAGTATTGGGAGTggttggatgatgggaagTTGGATCCGGATGCGAGGGCACCT GTCCAGTACATAGACTCCCCAACATTAGCCTACACAATGCTCCGCTACCGCCAGACACACGACCTATACCACACCCTCTTTTCACTCCCACCAACCCTGCCGCACGAACTCTCACTAAAAGTATTCGAATTCTCCAACATGTCTCTCCCCGTCGCAGCGCTTTCGTCGACATTTGGCCCATTCCGTTTGAAAAGACGAGAGACATGGTTGAGGGACTGGGTACCATGGGCTCTGCGGGAGGGTAAACAGGGGAAGAGCCTTGTAGGGGTATattgggagaagaggtgggaGCAGGGTACAGGAGAACTGCGGAGAGAATTGGGGGTGAAAAGGAATGATcatgagggtgttgaggggaggtggggtgggtATAGGAAAAtaagggaggaggagagggagttgaggaggaagggggaatgGATAGACGAGCCGGAGGAATGGTAA